One window of Inquilinus sp. Marseille-Q2685 genomic DNA carries:
- a CDS encoding iron-containing alcohol dehydrogenase, which yields MADTITYLTTTRFGAGAVELLPQELAELGIRKPLLVTDPGIARLPLLDRVRRMLPAEHAVFAETPGNPTEAAVDAAFEVFRHAACDGLVALGGGSAMDLAKAVALRATHAGQLAEYALIEGGAGRIGPVAPLVAVPTTAGTGSEVGRGALITLRDGRKLALISPHLIPARAVCDPELTLGLPPLLTAATGMDALTHCIETFLSPRANPPADAIALDGAGRAMRFLPRAVADGGDREARAEMMMAALEGGLTFQKGLGAVHGLSHALGAIPDPVLHHGTLNAVILPAVLRFNAPAAAAKYPRLARAMGLAEDADLAAAIEDLNARLGLPKSLRQMGVTEAHRDRAVAGALADHSTASNARPVSRADYEALFDAALG from the coding sequence ATGGCCGACACCATCACCTATCTGACCACCACCCGCTTCGGGGCGGGCGCGGTCGAGCTGCTGCCGCAGGAGCTGGCGGAGCTCGGCATCCGCAAGCCGCTGCTGGTCACCGATCCGGGCATCGCCCGGCTGCCGCTGCTCGACCGGGTGCGCCGGATGCTGCCGGCGGAGCATGCTGTCTTTGCCGAGACGCCGGGCAACCCGACCGAGGCGGCGGTCGATGCGGCGTTCGAGGTCTTCCGGCACGCCGCCTGCGACGGGCTGGTGGCGCTCGGCGGCGGCTCGGCCATGGACCTGGCCAAGGCCGTGGCCCTGCGCGCCACCCATGCCGGGCAGCTGGCCGAATACGCGCTGATCGAGGGCGGCGCCGGCCGCATCGGCCCGGTGGCGCCGCTGGTCGCGGTGCCGACCACCGCCGGCACCGGCAGCGAGGTCGGGCGCGGCGCCCTGATCACCCTGCGCGACGGCCGCAAGCTGGCGCTGATCAGCCCGCATCTGATCCCGGCCCGCGCCGTCTGCGACCCCGAGCTGACGCTCGGCCTGCCGCCGCTCCTGACCGCCGCGACCGGCATGGACGCGCTGACCCATTGCATCGAGACCTTCCTGTCGCCGCGCGCCAACCCGCCGGCCGATGCCATCGCGCTGGACGGCGCCGGCCGCGCCATGCGCTTCCTGCCGCGGGCGGTGGCCGACGGCGGCGACCGCGAGGCGCGGGCCGAGATGATGATGGCGGCGCTGGAGGGCGGGCTGACCTTCCAGAAGGGGCTGGGCGCGGTGCACGGCCTGTCGCATGCGCTGGGCGCCATCCCCGACCCGGTGCTGCATCACGGCACGCTGAACGCCGTGATCCTGCCGGCGGTGCTGCGCTTCAACGCCCCGGCGGCGGCCGCGAAATATCCCCGGCTGGCCCGCGCCATGGGGCTGGCGGAGGACGCCGACCTCGCCGCCGCGATCGAGGACCTCAACGCTCGGCTCGGCCTGCCGAAGAGCCTGCGGCAGATGGGTGTGACCGAGGCGCATCGCGACCGCGCGGTCGCCGGCGCCCTGGCCGACCACTCCACCGCCAGCAACGCCCGGCCGGTGTCGCGGGCCGATTACGAGGCCTTGTTCGACGCCGCTCTGGGATAG
- a CDS encoding P1 family peptidase — MARARLRDLGLSIGTLPPGPKNGITDVPGVLVGQVTLMEEAPHVIRTGITAIVPQDGEIWRRNLFAAGHVLNGNSEVTGLTWINEFGLLCGPLALTGTFSIGAVHEGMVEAEMTLATGADFKMPLVAETYDGWLSESEHFVLRPHHALEALRRATADPVAEGCAGGGTGTNAHEFKAGTGTASRIVAQGADSWTVGILVQTNYGDRDRLLLDGVPVGREIPVADVPSCFAQRRVEGSILVVVATDAPLFPHQLKRLAQRAGLGLARVGGLGWPGSGDVFIAFSTGNDLGQATDTGRALPFENLRMLPDFALQPLMAAVVEATEEAIWNSLCAAETTRGRQGRVSHALPVERLPEIMRRYGRT, encoded by the coding sequence ATGGCGCGCGCGAGGTTGCGGGATCTGGGATTGTCGATCGGCACGCTGCCGCCCGGCCCGAAGAACGGCATCACCGATGTTCCCGGCGTGCTGGTCGGCCAGGTCACCCTGATGGAAGAGGCGCCGCACGTCATCCGCACCGGCATCACCGCGATCGTGCCGCAGGACGGCGAGATCTGGCGCCGCAACCTGTTCGCCGCCGGCCATGTGCTGAACGGCAACAGCGAGGTCACCGGCCTGACCTGGATCAACGAATTCGGCCTGCTCTGCGGCCCGCTGGCCCTGACCGGCACCTTCTCGATCGGCGCCGTGCACGAGGGCATGGTGGAGGCCGAGATGACGCTGGCCACCGGCGCCGACTTCAAGATGCCGCTGGTGGCCGAGACCTATGACGGCTGGCTGTCCGAGAGCGAGCATTTCGTGCTGCGGCCGCACCATGCGCTGGAGGCGCTGCGCCGCGCCACCGCCGATCCGGTGGCCGAGGGCTGCGCCGGCGGCGGCACCGGCACGAACGCGCATGAGTTCAAGGCCGGCACCGGCACCGCCTCGCGCATCGTCGCCCAGGGGGCCGACAGCTGGACCGTCGGCATCCTGGTGCAGACCAATTACGGCGACCGCGACCGGCTGCTGCTCGACGGCGTGCCGGTCGGGCGCGAGATCCCGGTCGCCGACGTGCCCAGCTGCTTCGCCCAGCGCCGGGTCGAGGGCTCGATCCTGGTGGTGGTCGCCACCGACGCGCCCCTGTTCCCGCACCAGCTGAAGCGGCTGGCCCAGCGGGCCGGGCTGGGCCTGGCGCGGGTCGGCGGCCTCGGCTGGCCGGGCAGCGGCGACGTGTTCATCGCCTTCTCCACCGGCAACGACCTCGGCCAGGCCACCGATACCGGCCGGGCGCTGCCCTTCGAGAACCTGCGCATGCTGCCGGATTTCGCGCTGCAGCCGCTGATGGCGGCGGTGGTCGAGGCGACGGAGGAGGCGATCTGGAACTCGCTCTGCGCCGCCGAGACCACCAGGGGCCGCCAGGGCCGGGTCAGCCACGCTTTGCCGGTCGAGCGGCTGCCGGAGATCATGCGCCGCTACGGACGCACTTGA
- the trxA gene encoding thioredoxin TrxA, with amino-acid sequence MSTKPVSDTSFETDVLKASGPVLVDFWAEWCGPCKMIAPALEEIAAELGEKVSVVKLNIDDNPLTPPKYGVRGIPTLMLFKDGQVAATKIGAVPKGALHQWVESNL; translated from the coding sequence ATGAGCACGAAGCCCGTCTCGGATACCAGCTTCGAAACCGACGTCCTGAAGGCCTCGGGTCCCGTCCTGGTGGACTTCTGGGCCGAATGGTGCGGCCCCTGCAAGATGATCGCCCCGGCGCTGGAGGAGATCGCCGCCGAGTTGGGCGAGAAGGTCAGCGTCGTCAAGCTGAACATCGACGACAACCCGCTGACCCCGCCGAAATACGGCGTGCGCGGCATCCCGACCCTGATGCTGTTCAAGGACGGCCAGGTCGCCGCCACCAAGATCGGCGCCGTGCCGAAGGGCGCGCTGCACCAGTGGGTCGAGAGCAACCTCTGA
- the addA gene encoding double-strand break repair helicase AddA, whose protein sequence is MSAIRPDPTATQRRASDPQHSVWVGASAGTGKTKVLTDRVLRLMLAGTPPDRILCITFTRAAAAEMANRIAATLARWATMPDDALQLALADLMGAPPTTAVQTEARRLFARVLDVPGGMRIQTVHSFCQSLLRRFPVEAGLPPQFELIDDRSAAEMLERVRRQVLADDDLGWAVDRVAASVGADEFSEIVRALVAERGQLTRLLDEHGGLAPLVAQIRALLDLPAGATADSLLRDACADSALDCDAVRAAAYALLNSSATKDQDRGTAIANWLENADGRVGRWGDYLRAFLTKEGTVYKTLATKAVAAMPGVLDALMAEADRILALTERLRAAETADATAALLTLGAALIERYRAEKARRTLLDYDDLILQAGDLLERPGKSAWVLFKLDGGIDHVLIDEAQDTSPEQWRVVQALTAEFFAGLGAREDVDRTVFVVGDEKQSIFSFQGADPAEFSRVHGLFDRRSREAERPFHTIPLETSFRSVSAVLELVDAVFARGPALDGVAPEPPRHFVSERRRLHGGLVELWPLLGPSESDEPPAWEPPTEQRGISDPGARLARLIAARIAGWLRDGAILESQGRPIRPGDVLILVRTRNRFFVELMRALKAANVPVGGMDRMVLTEQLAVMDLMALARFLLLPEDDLSLAELLKGPLIGFDDDRLFALAHGRPGTLWTAMAASPDPAVKAARAWLAEILDRVDFQAPFELFSGVLARPCPGDEISGRRAMLGRLGPEAEDPLDEFLSLALGFERQLPPSLQRFLHWLETGETEVKREQEQGDGQVRIMTVHGSKGLQAPIVILPDLVGMPRGGARAGEKILWPDEALPVPLWAPRAADRPPVYREAMERADHRRDQEYRRLLYVALTRAEDRLYLCGHYATERGKPAEGCWYHLVRDGLATLPDAATVAIDGVDGEGLRLHRPQADRPAGPDTVAPSLEAEAPPPDWLHRPPPPEPDPTRPLTPSRPEAEPPARSPLEGGDQGRFRRGALIHALLQALPDLPPEAREAAARRYLARPQHGRDEAEQAEIVATTLAVLDQPGFEALFGPGSRAEVPVVGLVEGRALSGQIDRLVVTPDSVLVVDYKTNRPPPASVEAVPRAYLVQMAAYRAALRLVYPGRTVRCALLWTEGPRLMELPPATLDRHAPGASS, encoded by the coding sequence ATGAGCGCGATCCGCCCTGATCCCACGGCGACGCAGCGCCGTGCCTCCGACCCCCAGCATTCGGTCTGGGTCGGCGCCTCGGCCGGCACCGGCAAGACCAAGGTGCTGACCGACCGGGTGCTGCGGCTGATGCTGGCCGGCACGCCGCCCGACCGCATCCTGTGCATCACCTTCACCCGCGCCGCCGCGGCGGAGATGGCCAACCGCATCGCCGCCACCCTGGCGCGCTGGGCGACGATGCCGGACGACGCGCTGCAGCTGGCCTTGGCCGACCTGATGGGCGCGCCGCCGACGACCGCGGTGCAGACCGAGGCGCGGCGCCTGTTCGCCCGGGTGCTGGACGTGCCCGGCGGCATGCGCATCCAGACCGTGCACAGCTTCTGCCAGTCGCTGCTGCGCCGTTTCCCGGTCGAGGCCGGGCTGCCACCGCAATTCGAGCTGATCGACGACCGCAGCGCCGCCGAGATGCTGGAGCGGGTGCGCCGCCAGGTGCTGGCGGATGACGACCTGGGCTGGGCGGTGGACCGGGTCGCCGCCTCGGTCGGTGCCGACGAGTTCAGTGAGATCGTGCGCGCTTTGGTGGCCGAGCGCGGCCAGCTGACCCGCCTCTTGGACGAGCATGGCGGGCTGGCCCCGCTGGTGGCGCAGATCCGCGCCCTGCTGGACCTGCCCGCGGGCGCCACCGCCGACAGCCTGCTGCGCGACGCCTGCGCCGATTCGGCCCTGGATTGCGACGCGGTGCGCGCCGCGGCCTATGCCCTGCTGAACAGCAGCGCGACCAAGGACCAGGACCGCGGCACCGCTATCGCCAACTGGCTGGAGAACGCCGACGGCCGCGTCGGACGCTGGGGTGACTATCTGCGCGCCTTCCTGACCAAGGAGGGCACGGTCTACAAGACGCTGGCGACCAAGGCCGTCGCCGCCATGCCCGGCGTGCTGGACGCGCTGATGGCCGAGGCCGACCGCATCCTGGCCCTGACCGAGCGGCTGCGCGCCGCCGAGACCGCCGACGCCACCGCCGCCCTGCTGACCCTGGGCGCGGCGCTGATCGAGCGCTACCGGGCGGAGAAGGCGCGGCGGACCCTGCTGGACTATGACGACCTGATCCTGCAGGCCGGCGACCTGCTGGAGCGGCCGGGCAAGTCCGCCTGGGTGCTGTTCAAGCTGGACGGCGGCATCGACCACGTGCTGATCGACGAGGCGCAGGACACCAGCCCGGAACAGTGGCGCGTGGTCCAGGCGCTCACGGCGGAGTTCTTCGCCGGGCTGGGCGCCCGCGAGGATGTCGACCGCACCGTCTTCGTCGTCGGCGACGAGAAGCAGTCGATCTTCAGCTTCCAGGGCGCCGACCCGGCCGAGTTCAGCCGCGTGCACGGCCTGTTCGACCGCCGCAGCCGCGAGGCCGAGCGGCCGTTCCACACCATCCCGCTGGAGACCTCGTTCCGCTCCGTCTCCGCCGTGCTGGAGCTGGTCGACGCCGTCTTCGCCCGCGGCCCGGCGCTGGACGGGGTGGCGCCGGAGCCGCCGCGCCATTTCGTGTCCGAGCGGCGGCGGCTGCATGGCGGGCTGGTCGAGCTGTGGCCGCTGCTGGGCCCGAGCGAGAGCGACGAGCCGCCGGCCTGGGAGCCGCCGACCGAGCAGCGCGGCATCAGCGACCCCGGCGCGCGGCTGGCCCGGCTGATCGCGGCCCGGATCGCCGGCTGGCTGCGCGACGGCGCGATCCTGGAGTCCCAGGGCCGCCCGATCCGGCCCGGCGACGTGCTGATCCTGGTGCGCACCCGCAACCGCTTCTTCGTCGAGCTGATGCGGGCGCTGAAGGCCGCCAATGTCCCGGTCGGCGGCATGGACCGCATGGTGCTGACCGAGCAGCTGGCGGTGATGGACCTGATGGCGCTGGCCCGCTTCCTGCTGCTGCCGGAGGACGACCTGTCCCTGGCCGAGCTGCTGAAGGGCCCGCTGATCGGGTTCGACGACGACCGGCTGTTCGCCCTGGCCCATGGCCGGCCGGGCACGCTGTGGACGGCGATGGCGGCGTCGCCCGATCCGGCGGTGAAGGCGGCCCGCGCCTGGCTGGCGGAGATCCTGGACCGGGTCGACTTCCAGGCGCCGTTCGAGCTGTTCTCCGGCGTGCTGGCCCGGCCCTGCCCGGGCGACGAGATCTCCGGCCGCCGGGCCATGCTGGGCCGGCTGGGGCCGGAGGCGGAGGACCCGCTGGACGAGTTCCTGTCGCTGGCGCTGGGCTTCGAGCGGCAGCTGCCGCCGTCGCTGCAGCGCTTCCTGCACTGGCTGGAGACCGGCGAGACCGAGGTCAAGCGCGAGCAGGAGCAGGGTGACGGCCAGGTGCGGATCATGACCGTGCACGGGTCGAAGGGCCTGCAGGCGCCGATCGTGATCCTGCCCGACCTGGTCGGCATGCCGCGCGGCGGCGCCCGGGCCGGGGAGAAGATCCTGTGGCCCGACGAGGCCCTGCCGGTGCCGCTGTGGGCGCCGCGCGCCGCCGACCGCCCGCCGGTCTATCGCGAGGCGATGGAGCGCGCCGACCACCGCCGCGACCAGGAATACCGCCGCCTGCTCTATGTCGCCCTGACGCGGGCCGAGGACCGCCTCTACCTCTGCGGTCACTACGCCACCGAGCGCGGCAAGCCGGCCGAGGGCTGCTGGTACCATCTGGTCCGCGACGGTCTGGCGACGCTGCCGGACGCCGCGACGGTGGCGATCGACGGCGTCGACGGCGAAGGCCTGCGCCTGCACCGGCCGCAGGCCGACCGGCCGGCCGGGCCCGATACGGTTGCGCCTTCCCTAGAGGCCGAGGCTCCGCCTCCGGACTGGCTGCACCGCCCGCCGCCGCCGGAGCCCGACCCGACCCGGCCGCTGACCCCGTCGCGGCCGGAGGCCGAGCCGCCGGCCCGGTCGCCGCTGGAGGGCGGCGACCAGGGCCGGTTCCGCCGCGGCGCCCTGATCCACGCCTTGCTGCAGGCGCTGCCCGACCTGCCGCCCGAGGCGCGCGAGGCGGCGGCGCGGCGCTACCTGGCCCGGCCGCAGCACGGCCGCGACGAGGCCGAGCAGGCGGAGATCGTGGCCACCACCCTGGCGGTGCTGGACCAGCCGGGCTTCGAGGCGCTGTTCGGCCCCGGCAGCCGGGCCGAGGTGCCGGTGGTCGGCCTGGTCGAGGGCCGCGCCCTGTCCGGCCAGATCGACCGGCTGGTGGTGACGCCCGATTCGGTGCTGGTGGTGGACTACAAGACCAACCGCCCGCCGCCGGCCAGCGTCGAGGCGGTGCCGCGCGCCTATCTGGTGCAGATGGCCGCCTACCGCGCCGCGCTTCGCCTGGTTTATCCAGGCCGGACAGTGCGCTGCGCGCTGTTGTGGACGGAGGGTCCGAGGCTGATGGAGCTCCCGCCCGCGACGCTGGACCGGCATGCCCCGGGCGCATCGTCTTGA
- the addB gene encoding double-strand break repair protein AddB, producing the protein MTARVYTIAAGGGVADALARGLLAQAAGDPLALGAMTVLLPGRRAGTTLRDAFLRAAEGKPLLLPRLLPVGDIDADALGLAAGETPAVAEALDLPPAIAPRQRQILLAQLVLARRDQEVGADQAMHLAAALARLLDEVQAEGLGFDRLDGLVPEELAEHWQETLRFLRIVTETWPEVLRERDALDPAEWRSRLTLAQAEAWKAAPPAAPVIAAGLLGTNPAEIELLRVVASLPQGALVLPGLDRGMDGESWDQLDDGHPQQPLKRMLEGLGVDRTAVADWPAPGPGGPDRTVLLREVMRPAATTDAWRSPAGLDAAALAGLARIDCATAQEEAGVIALLLREVLETPGRTAALVTPDRDLARRVAAHLTRWQVAVDDSAGRPLADTPVGAYLRLAGDVAFRDASPLSVLALLKHPLAAGGEPIGLFREALRRLEREVLRGPAPEPGIAGLKAALAAGGGGPALAGWLDKVGGILGPFVAAVREESQSPAELLRLHIECAEALAATDAEPGPARLWRAEDGEAAQTLMDELLAGFDGFPAIPGQDWPGLFEAMMDGAVVRPRWGRHPRLAILGPVEARMARFDRIVLGGLNEGTWPAAPAADPWLSRPMRRQFGLPAPERRIGLAANDFAQAAAGAEVILTRAEKVEGTPTVPSRWLLRLQAVLDGAGLALAPPARDWRALARHIDEPEAVRPVAPPRPKPPVAARPRRLSVTQISVWMQDPYAIYARMVLNLSPLDPIEAEPGASERGTAIHAALAAFLQAHPDTLPPDALDRLLALGRAEFARLPPGPDIRTFWWPRFARIAAWFVETEARLRAAGRRAILTEQKGLVTLPAPGGPFALSGVADRIDRGPDGLVVVDYKTGVVPSNEQILAGHQPQLPLEAMMIRDGGFPGVPEGVPVAGLEHWRLSGAATAGEIKPVKPAEGDLAALADQALGGLMGLIARFDLPETPYLSQPRGLAPRFSDYAHLARDKEWSAGGGEG; encoded by the coding sequence ATGACCGCGCGCGTGTACACGATCGCGGCCGGCGGCGGCGTCGCCGACGCCCTGGCCCGCGGCCTGCTGGCGCAAGCGGCGGGCGACCCGCTGGCGCTGGGCGCCATGACCGTGCTGCTGCCGGGCCGCAGGGCCGGGACCACGCTGCGCGACGCCTTCCTGCGCGCGGCGGAGGGCAAACCCCTGCTGCTGCCCCGGCTGCTGCCGGTCGGCGACATCGACGCCGATGCGCTGGGCCTGGCGGCGGGCGAGACCCCGGCGGTGGCCGAGGCACTGGACCTGCCGCCGGCGATCGCGCCCCGGCAGCGGCAGATCCTGCTGGCGCAGCTGGTCCTGGCGCGCCGGGATCAGGAGGTGGGCGCCGACCAGGCGATGCATCTGGCGGCGGCGCTGGCCCGGCTGCTGGACGAGGTGCAGGCCGAGGGACTCGGCTTCGACCGGCTGGACGGGCTGGTGCCGGAAGAGCTGGCCGAGCATTGGCAGGAGACGCTGCGCTTCCTGCGAATCGTCACCGAGACCTGGCCCGAGGTGCTGCGCGAGCGCGACGCCCTGGACCCCGCCGAATGGCGCAGCCGGCTGACCCTGGCCCAGGCCGAGGCGTGGAAGGCCGCGCCGCCGGCTGCCCCGGTGATCGCCGCCGGCCTCTTGGGCACCAACCCGGCCGAGATCGAGCTGCTGCGCGTCGTCGCGTCGCTGCCGCAGGGCGCGCTGGTGCTGCCCGGGCTGGACCGGGGCATGGACGGCGAGAGCTGGGATCAGCTCGACGACGGCCACCCGCAGCAGCCGCTGAAGCGGATGCTGGAGGGGCTGGGCGTCGACCGGACGGCGGTCGCCGACTGGCCCGCCCCGGGCCCGGGCGGTCCCGACCGCACGGTGCTGCTGCGCGAGGTGATGCGGCCCGCCGCCACCACCGACGCCTGGCGCAGCCCGGCCGGGCTGGACGCCGCGGCGCTGGCCGGCCTCGCCCGGATCGACTGCGCCACGGCGCAGGAGGAGGCGGGCGTGATCGCCCTGCTGCTGCGCGAGGTGCTGGAGACGCCCGGCCGCACCGCCGCGCTGGTAACGCCGGACCGCGACCTGGCCCGCCGGGTGGCGGCCCACCTCACCCGCTGGCAGGTGGCGGTCGACGATTCGGCCGGCCGGCCGCTGGCCGACACTCCGGTCGGCGCCTATCTGCGGCTGGCCGGCGACGTCGCCTTCCGCGACGCCTCGCCGCTGTCGGTGCTGGCGCTGCTGAAGCACCCGCTGGCGGCCGGCGGTGAGCCGATCGGCTTGTTCCGCGAGGCGCTGCGGCGGCTCGAGCGCGAGGTGCTGCGCGGCCCGGCGCCGGAGCCGGGCATCGCCGGCCTGAAGGCGGCGCTGGCCGCCGGCGGCGGCGGCCCGGCGCTGGCCGGCTGGCTGGACAAGGTGGGCGGCATCCTCGGCCCCTTCGTCGCCGCGGTGCGCGAGGAGTCACAGTCCCCGGCCGAGCTGCTGCGGCTGCACATCGAATGCGCCGAGGCCCTGGCCGCCACCGATGCCGAGCCCGGCCCGGCCCGGCTGTGGCGGGCCGAGGACGGCGAGGCGGCGCAGACCCTGATGGACGAGCTGCTGGCCGGCTTCGACGGCTTCCCGGCGATCCCCGGCCAGGACTGGCCCGGACTGTTCGAGGCGATGATGGACGGAGCGGTGGTGCGGCCGCGCTGGGGCCGGCACCCGCGGCTGGCGATCCTGGGCCCGGTCGAGGCGCGGATGGCGCGGTTCGACCGCATCGTGCTGGGCGGGCTAAACGAGGGCACCTGGCCGGCCGCGCCCGCCGCCGACCCCTGGCTGTCGCGGCCGATGCGGCGGCAGTTCGGCCTGCCGGCGCCGGAGCGGCGGATCGGCCTGGCCGCCAACGACTTCGCCCAGGCCGCCGCCGGCGCCGAGGTCATCCTGACCCGGGCGGAGAAGGTGGAGGGCACGCCGACCGTGCCGTCGCGCTGGCTCTTGCGGCTGCAGGCGGTGCTGGACGGCGCCGGGCTGGCCCTGGCGCCGCCGGCGCGCGACTGGCGCGCCTTGGCCCGCCACATCGACGAGCCGGAGGCGGTGCGGCCGGTGGCGCCGCCCCGGCCGAAGCCGCCGGTCGCGGCCCGGCCGCGGCGCCTGTCGGTCACCCAGATCTCGGTCTGGATGCAGGATCCCTATGCCATCTACGCCCGGATGGTGCTGAATCTCTCGCCGCTGGACCCGATCGAGGCCGAGCCCGGGGCGTCGGAGCGCGGCACCGCGATCCATGCCGCTTTGGCCGCCTTCCTGCAGGCCCATCCCGACACGCTGCCGCCGGACGCGCTGGACCGGCTGCTGGCGCTGGGCCGGGCGGAGTTCGCCAGGCTGCCGCCGGGTCCGGACATCCGCACTTTCTGGTGGCCGCGCTTCGCCCGCATCGCCGCCTGGTTCGTCGAGACCGAGGCACGGCTGCGTGCGGCCGGGCGGCGCGCCATCCTGACCGAGCAGAAGGGGCTGGTCACCCTGCCCGCCCCGGGCGGGCCCTTCGCCCTGTCCGGCGTCGCCGACCGCATCGACCGGGGACCGGACGGGCTGGTGGTGGTCGACTACAAGACCGGCGTGGTGCCGTCGAACGAGCAGATCCTGGCCGGCCACCAGCCGCAGCTGCCGTTGGAGGCGATGATGATCCGCGACGGCGGCTTCCCCGGCGTGCCCGAGGGCGTGCCGGTGGCCGGGCTGGAGCATTGGCGCCTGTCCGGCGCCGCCACGGCCGGCGAGATCAAGCCGGTGAAGCCGGCCGAGGGCGACCTCGCCGCCCTGGCCGACCAGGCGCTGGGCGGGCTGATGGGGCTGATCGCCCGCTTCGACCTGCCGGAGACGCCGTATCTGTCCCAGCCGCGCGGCCTGGCGCCGCGCTTCTCCGACTACGCCCATCTGGCCCGGGACAAGGAATGGTCGGCGGGAGGGGGCGAGGGATGA
- the tsaE gene encoding tRNA (adenosine(37)-N6)-threonylcarbamoyltransferase complex ATPase subunit type 1 TsaE: MFRFTLDLPDEAATEALAACLAALLRPGDIVLLAGDLGAGKSFLARALIRTAAGEPELEVPSPTFTLVQSYDLPAGLLWHFDLYRLAAPEEVLELGWDEARLGICLVEWPDRLGPLVPADRLKIELSHGPADGRIATVTGLGGRGAALARALREGA, encoded by the coding sequence ATGTTCCGATTCACCCTCGACCTGCCGGACGAAGCCGCGACCGAAGCCCTGGCGGCGTGCCTGGCGGCGCTGTTGCGGCCCGGCGACATCGTTCTCCTGGCCGGCGACCTCGGCGCCGGCAAGTCCTTCCTGGCCCGGGCCCTGATCCGCACCGCCGCGGGCGAGCCGGAGCTCGAGGTGCCGAGCCCGACCTTCACCCTGGTCCAGTCCTACGACCTGCCGGCCGGCCTGCTGTGGCATTTCGACCTGTACCGGCTGGCAGCGCCGGAGGAGGTGCTGGAGCTGGGCTGGGACGAGGCGCGGCTGGGCATCTGCCTGGTGGAATGGCCGGACCGGCTGGGCCCGCTGGTCCCCGCCGACCGGCTGAAGATCGAGCTGTCCCACGGCCCGGCCGACGGGCGCATCGCCACCGTCACCGGCCTGGGCGGCCGCGGCGCGGCCCTGGCGCGGGCCCTGCGCGAGGGCGCATGA
- a CDS encoding SH3 domain-containing protein, whose product MRRLLAALLLAAVPLAAHAAGSGQPVPRFVSLRSDEVNLRTGPGERYPVEWVVSKKGLPVEVIAEFDTWRRVRDWEGIEGWVHQALLTRRRSLVVTGKEDQPIYNEPSEGSGLMAKAEPGVIGSLLRCPGDGAQADWCYVDLKGYRGWMRRASFWGAYPGEKVE is encoded by the coding sequence ATGCGCCGCCTCCTCGCCGCCCTTCTCCTCGCCGCCGTGCCGCTCGCGGCCCATGCCGCCGGCAGCGGCCAGCCGGTGCCGCGATTCGTGTCGCTGCGGTCGGACGAGGTGAACCTCCGCACCGGGCCGGGCGAGCGCTATCCGGTCGAATGGGTGGTCAGCAAGAAGGGCCTGCCGGTCGAGGTGATCGCGGAGTTCGACACTTGGCGCCGGGTGCGCGACTGGGAGGGGATCGAGGGCTGGGTGCACCAGGCACTGCTGACCCGCCGGCGCAGCCTGGTGGTCACCGGCAAGGAGGACCAGCCGATCTACAACGAGCCCAGCGAGGGTTCGGGGCTGATGGCGAAGGCGGAGCCGGGGGTGATCGGTTCGCTGCTGCGCTGCCCGGGCGACGGGGCGCAGGCCGACTGGTGCTATGTCGACCTCAAGGGCTATCGCGGCTGGATGCGCCGCGCGTCCTTCTGGGGCGCGTATCCGGGCGAGAAGGTGGAGTAG